The window AGCGGCCCGGCGAGGGCGCCAAATTTCGTACCCTTGGCGGTCGCAAAACCGTTCAATACGTCTTCAAGCGTTTCACGCTCCCAGCTAACATCTTGCAGCTGCGGCGTCAATTCTCTCAGTATACCACGGGATACCGTATCCAAAGCCTTGGCGGCTTTCTCATCTTGCTGAACCGGACGGCTGGTCAAGATAAATTCACCTTTTTCAAGGAGTTCGGGGAATGTTTTGGCGCGCTCCTTGAGGCAATACATTGCCTTCTCCAAACCCTCTGCCTGTTTCGGTGTCAGGGGATTTTTCCCGGCCGCCTTCAAATATTCCTCAATTTCATGCCGCAGCGCGGCATCATCGGCGACCGCGATATGCTGGCCACAGATGTTTCCAAGCTTTTTGAGATCGAATTGCGCGGGACTTTTGCGGATACCGTCGATGTCAAACCACTCCATGGCCTGCGCATCGCTGAAGAACTCGTCATCTCCGTGGCTCCAGCCAAGGCGCGCAAGGTAGTTGCGCATACCCGCAGCGGGATAGCCCATCACCTGATATTCCTGAGCGCCCAACGCGCCGTGTCGTTTGCTGAGCTTTTTGCCGTCGCTGCCGTGGATCAGGGGGATATGGGCCCAAACGGGAACATCCCAGCCCATGCCGTGATAAATCATCATCTGGCGTGCGGCGTTGTTAAGGTGGTCATCGCCACGGATCACGTGGGTAACGCCCATGTCGTGGTCATCTACTACCACGGCCAGCATATAGACGGGCGACCCGTCAGATCGCA is drawn from Sulfitobacter sp. S223 and contains these coding sequences:
- the gltX gene encoding glutamate--tRNA ligase, which codes for MCSEIVTRFAPSPTGFLHIGGARTALFNWLYARGRGGKFLLRIEDTDRARYTPEATEAILQGLSWLGLDHDGEVVSQHEMAPRHVEVAHALLEKGAAFKCFATQEEIESFREAARAEGRSTLYRSPWRDADPASHPDAPFVIRIKAPDGGQTVIRDQVQGDVTIDNAQLDDMILLRSDGSPVYMLAVVVDDHDMGVTHVIRGDDHLNNAARQMMIYHGMGWDVPVWAHIPLIHGSDGKKLSKRHGALGAQEYQVMGYPAAGMRNYLARLGWSHGDDEFFSDAQAMEWFDIDGIRKSPAQFDLKKLGNICGQHIAVADDAALRHEIEEYLKAAGKNPLTPKQAEGLEKAMYCLKERAKTFPELLEKGEFILTSRPVQQDEKAAKALDTVSRGILRELTPQLQDVSWERETLEDVLNGFATAKGTKFGALAGPLRAALAGRAVTPSVFDMMLVLGRDETLARLTDAAS